The Nitrospirota bacterium genome has a segment encoding these proteins:
- a CDS encoding RidA family protein, giving the protein MTTEERLKQLGIELPAPPKPVATYVPAVLAGDLLFVSGVLPFRDGKVVQPGKLGKDLTLEQGYEAARLALLNALSLVKRELGSLDRVKRVVRLVGYVASAEGFTQQPAVVNGASDLLVKLFDEAGRHARVAVGAAELPLQAPVELEFIVQVSG; this is encoded by the coding sequence ATGACCACTGAAGAGCGATTGAAGCAACTGGGGATCGAGCTGCCCGCCCCGCCGAAGCCGGTCGCCACCTACGTGCCGGCCGTCCTGGCCGGCGACCTGTTGTTCGTGAGCGGGGTGTTGCCGTTCCGAGACGGCAAGGTCGTGCAGCCGGGCAAGCTGGGGAAGGACCTGACGCTCGAACAGGGGTACGAGGCCGCGCGGCTCGCGCTCTTGAACGCCTTGTCGCTCGTGAAGCGCGAGCTCGGCTCCCTGGACCGCGTGAAACGGGTGGTGCGGCTGGTCGGGTACGTCGCCTCCGCCGAAGGCTTCACGCAGCAGCCGGCGGTCGTCAACGGAGCCTCCGATCTGCTCGTGAAGCTGTTCGATGAGGCAGGCCGGCATGCGCGCGTGGCCGTCGGAGCCGCCGAGCTGCCCCTTCAGGCCCCGGTGGAGCTGGAGTTCATCGTCCAGGTTTCAGGCTGA
- a CDS encoding YCF48-related protein gives MAAVQKSGTAATLMGVHFRDGKLGWAVGAGGAILKTVDGGKRWRSVSSGTRLPLSGVFFADNRRGWVVGAGGTVLHSSDGGDTWAPKPSGTQAPLYGVFFLSPASGWIVGGNGTILHTEDGGAHWTDQPSGTNAALHAVQFLDQTHGRVAGALGTILSTEDGGTTWQAQEAQNAATFFDVFFTDLLNGWVVGNAGAVYQTIDGGRRWIDRTFACTHDCSRPTDLLKIRFTDSKSGWVVGDRGAIYRTTDAGFNWVEQENSTRTALYGLSFPVPDRGWAAGERGTILHITAE, from the coding sequence GTGGCGGCCGTGCAGAAGAGCGGGACGGCGGCCACCTTGATGGGCGTGCACTTCCGTGACGGGAAGCTCGGCTGGGCCGTCGGCGCCGGCGGCGCGATCCTCAAAACCGTCGACGGCGGGAAACGTTGGCGGTCTGTGTCGAGCGGCACCCGCCTGCCGCTGAGCGGAGTCTTCTTCGCCGACAACCGACGGGGCTGGGTCGTCGGCGCCGGCGGGACCGTCCTCCACTCTTCGGACGGGGGCGACACGTGGGCCCCGAAACCCAGCGGAACCCAAGCGCCCCTCTATGGGGTGTTTTTCCTCTCTCCTGCCTCAGGGTGGATCGTCGGCGGCAACGGCACCATCCTGCACACGGAGGACGGGGGCGCTCACTGGACCGACCAGCCCAGCGGCACGAACGCGGCCCTCCATGCGGTGCAGTTCCTGGATCAGACCCACGGGCGAGTCGCGGGAGCGCTGGGCACGATCCTCTCGACGGAGGACGGCGGGACCACGTGGCAGGCTCAGGAGGCTCAGAATGCGGCCACGTTCTTCGACGTGTTCTTCACCGATCTCCTGAACGGCTGGGTCGTGGGCAACGCGGGCGCGGTGTACCAGACGATCGACGGCGGCAGGCGGTGGATCGACCGGACGTTCGCCTGCACCCATGACTGCTCCAGGCCGACCGATCTTCTGAAAATCCGGTTCACGGACTCCAAGTCCGGCTGGGTGGTCGGGGACCGGGGGGCGATCTACCGAACGACCGACGCGGGATTCAACTGGGTGGAGCAGGAGAACAGCACCAGGACGGCCCTCTACGGCCTCTCGTTCCCGGTGCCGGATCGCGGCTGGGCGGCGGGGGAGCGGGGGACGATCCTGCACATTACCGCAGAGTAG
- a CDS encoding IPT/TIG domain-containing protein yields MRFVVALCASLAVFTLPAGVPAASVLSPDAAPPGATVTIAGKGFGTFKSTQQNRVLFDGLPALIQRWEADLIVVKVPLRAANGPVEIVVGRKKQVVGRFTVQQPTIQAIQPAETEPGSTIQIAGAHFGNTAGSKDPNTMFGVNGVLVNGVPAKVRKWRDDRIEVEVPANAASGDVVVRLASSDPLPDGSCCAPVEYSVSNPVPLKVLPSIRVDPMSGPIGTKVVLFGKGFGTAKTSEDAVLFNGRPATVAQWADETIVVHVPLNAATGPLVLRRGAVERPLGQFTVRVPKAKGVSPASAPVGSLLRITGENFGLYSESGSTPFAFVDFNRGDNGVTIGGVPAVVYRWHEDRIDVWVPYSAKSGPVVVKRGGTIPKPDGSCCAERGLVATEAGTFSVATPSVESYSPTAAGLDEIVTITGSGFGTFLKTTEATQPGLNEGGHDFLPIELREDIARSEVLFNGVAGVVVSWTDAEIKVRVPRRPLFGIGKPREFHTDLSTGPLIVRRGSWDLLPDGSCCTPKRWVSVEAGPFTIQAKGLPDQGFFEEQPGRD; encoded by the coding sequence ATGAGGTTTGTTGTCGCCCTCTGTGCGAGCCTGGCGGTGTTTACCCTGCCGGCTGGGGTTCCCGCCGCATCCGTCCTGTCACCGGACGCGGCGCCGCCGGGCGCCACGGTCACCATTGCCGGCAAGGGGTTCGGAACGTTCAAGTCCACGCAACAGAACCGCGTGCTGTTCGACGGCCTGCCGGCTCTGATCCAGCGGTGGGAAGCCGACCTGATCGTCGTCAAGGTTCCGCTTCGAGCCGCCAACGGGCCGGTCGAGATCGTGGTCGGGAGGAAGAAACAGGTCGTCGGGCGCTTCACGGTGCAGCAGCCGACGATCCAGGCGATCCAGCCGGCTGAGACGGAGCCGGGCAGCACGATCCAGATCGCCGGCGCCCATTTCGGAAACACCGCCGGCTCAAAGGATCCGAACACGATGTTCGGCGTCAACGGCGTGCTGGTCAACGGCGTTCCGGCCAAGGTCAGGAAATGGCGGGACGACAGGATTGAAGTCGAAGTGCCGGCGAATGCGGCGTCCGGGGACGTGGTCGTCCGCCTCGCCTCTTCGGACCCTCTGCCAGACGGCTCCTGCTGCGCTCCGGTGGAGTACAGCGTGAGCAATCCCGTCCCGCTCAAGGTGTTGCCGTCCATCCGGGTGGATCCGATGAGCGGGCCGATCGGGACGAAGGTCGTGCTGTTCGGAAAGGGGTTCGGCACGGCAAAGACATCGGAAGACGCGGTCCTGTTCAACGGCCGGCCGGCCACGGTGGCCCAGTGGGCGGACGAGACGATCGTGGTGCACGTGCCCCTGAATGCGGCGACCGGCCCCCTCGTGCTCAGGCGGGGGGCGGTCGAGCGGCCGCTGGGACAGTTCACGGTGAGGGTTCCGAAGGCCAAGGGAGTCTCGCCGGCGAGCGCGCCGGTCGGCAGCCTCCTGCGCATCACAGGGGAAAACTTCGGACTCTATTCGGAGAGCGGCTCCACGCCCTTTGCCTTCGTGGACTTCAACAGGGGCGACAACGGGGTGACCATCGGCGGGGTGCCGGCCGTCGTCTACCGGTGGCACGAGGACCGGATCGACGTGTGGGTTCCCTATAGCGCGAAAAGCGGGCCCGTGGTGGTGAAGCGAGGCGGGACGATTCCCAAGCCGGACGGCTCCTGCTGCGCCGAGCGCGGCTTGGTTGCCACCGAGGCCGGGACCTTTTCGGTTGCGACGCCGAGTGTAGAGTCCTACTCGCCCACGGCGGCCGGACTCGACGAGATCGTGACGATCACAGGCTCCGGATTCGGCACCTTCCTCAAGACGACCGAAGCGACCCAGCCGGGGTTGAACGAAGGCGGGCACGATTTCCTCCCGATCGAGCTGCGGGAGGATATTGCCCGCAGCGAAGTCTTGTTCAACGGGGTGGCCGGCGTCGTGGTGTCCTGGACGGACGCGGAGATCAAGGTGCGGGTCCCCCGGCGTCCCCTGTTCGGAATCGGCAAGCCGCGCGAGTTCCACACCGACCTCTCGACCGGCCCCTTGATCGTGCGACGGGGCTCCTGGGACCTTCTCCCGGACGGCAGTTGCTGCACCCCGAAGCGGTGGGTCAGCGTGGAGGCCGGTCCGTTCACCATTCAGGCCAAGGGGCTGCCGGATCAGGGATTCTTTGAGGAGCAGCCGGGACGCGACTGA
- a CDS encoding 16S rRNA (uracil(1498)-N(3))-methyltransferase yields the protein MPVFFIQASQVQDGAVCVSGSLCDHLRASLRLQVGEEFWLGDERRHRYRVAATSITRQAITGRVLEERTGPAPTGRGLILGQALLKGDRMDWLIQKATELGVATLVPLVTSRTVVRPRAARLASQRDRWQTIALEAAQQSERWDIPTVSPPGDAVEFFQQQSSSSVRIILAERSSGKSLDRIPLPRERGKLVVLAIGPEGGWTEEETGQALESGFVPVTLGPRILRAETAALAALSVLQSRLGELG from the coding sequence GTGCCCGTCTTCTTCATCCAGGCCAGCCAAGTCCAGGACGGAGCCGTGTGCGTCTCCGGCTCCCTCTGCGACCACCTCCGAGCCAGCCTCCGCCTCCAAGTCGGCGAAGAGTTCTGGCTCGGAGACGAGCGCCGGCATCGGTACCGAGTCGCTGCCACCTCGATTACCCGGCAGGCCATCACGGGGCGCGTGCTGGAGGAACGGACCGGTCCGGCTCCAACCGGTCGGGGTCTGATTCTGGGTCAGGCCCTCCTCAAGGGGGATCGGATGGACTGGTTGATTCAGAAGGCGACGGAACTGGGAGTCGCCACCCTCGTGCCGCTGGTCACCAGCCGCACGGTCGTGCGGCCACGGGCGGCCCGGCTCGCTTCACAGCGGGACCGATGGCAGACCATCGCGCTCGAGGCAGCCCAGCAGTCGGAACGATGGGACATCCCGACGGTCTCGCCCCCCGGCGACGCAGTCGAGTTCTTCCAGCAGCAGAGTTCCTCCTCGGTCAGGATCATCCTCGCGGAGCGGAGTTCGGGGAAGAGCCTCGACCGGATTCCGCTCCCTCGGGAGCGGGGCAAGCTCGTCGTCCTCGCCATTGGCCCGGAAGGAGGGTGGACGGAGGAAGAAACGGGACAAGCCCTCGAGAGCGGGTTCGTACCCGTCACCCTCGGCCCGCGCATCCTGCGGGCCGAAACCGCCGCCCTGGCCGCGCTCAGCGTCTTGCAGAGCCGTCTGGGGGAATTGGGGTAA